A single genomic interval of Antechinus flavipes isolate AdamAnt ecotype Samford, QLD, Australia chromosome 1, AdamAnt_v2, whole genome shotgun sequence harbors:
- the NFILZ gene encoding NFIL3 like protein: protein MDLGLLRLMDLPQGKNKTLRGNQRSSFMPATRRQREFMPEEKKDTTYWEKRRKNNEAAKRSREKRRLNDVAVEGRLAALKEENALLRAELMALKLHFGLLGPGTPHTLQALLWRCPWSASRSPEGKLGQPGGDSFRPGSSGPKELVWRDSGSSHKMMGLDSPGLSHELLVPDPKNLDSAACSPAFFSCHLLGGHTTHLPLLDPGPRWGPWPPVPTGQEKSSGHWVLGNDDGPLVAKSASGAPSSGTPYPHPVDKWKTTAQSSLPHKLRIKSRVLADWEDSPSSSL, encoded by the coding sequence ATGGATCTGGGACTCCTGAGACTCATGGATTTGCCACAAGGCAAAAACAAGACCCTTCGGGGAAATCAAAGAAGTAGTTTCATGCCAGCCACCCGACGCCAGCGAGAGTTCATGCcggaagagaagaaagataccACATACTGGGAGAAGAGGCGCAAAAATAACGAGGCAGCTAAGAGATCTCGGGAGAAGCGGCGCTTGAATGATGTGGCTGTGGAAGGAAGACTGGCCGCTCTCAAGGAGGAGAATGCTTTGCTGCGGGCTGAACTGATGGCTCTCAAGCTTCACTTTGGCCTTTTGGGCCCTGGCACCCCCCATACCCTCCAGGCCTTGCTGTGGCGGTGCCCCTGGTCAGCTTCCCGGAGTCCTGAGGGGAAACTGGGCCAACCAGGTGGAGACTCCTTCAGGCCAGGCAGCTCAGGGCCCAAGGAGCTGGTCTGGAGGGATTCTGGTAGTTCCCACAAGATGATGGGTTTGGACTCCCCAGGGCTCTCCCATGAGCTATTGGTTCCAGACCCCAAAAATCTAGACTCAGCTGCCTGCTCCCCAGCTTTCTTCAGCTGTCACCTGCTGGGTGGGCATACCACCCACTTGCCTCTGCTGGACCCTGGACCCAGGTGGGGGCCATGGCCACCAGTGCCAACTGGGCAGGAAAAGAGTTCTGGGCATTGGGTCTTGGGTAATGATGATGGACCCTTGGTGGCAAAGTCTGCTTCTGGGGCACCATCCTCTGGAACACCTTACCCTCATCCTGTGGACAAATGGAAGACTACAGCTCAGTCCTCTCTGCCCCATAAACTTCGGATCAAATCCCGGGTTCTGGCAGACTGGGAAGACAGTCCTTCCAGTTCCCTCTGA